A single genomic interval of Malania oleifera isolate guangnan ecotype guangnan chromosome 13, ASM2987363v1, whole genome shotgun sequence harbors:
- the LOC131145912 gene encoding protein PLANT CADMIUM RESISTANCE 4-like, which translates to MGSLEAAYNTTAQEEHEYDPTATSYANDAVQDVPAPISFEISYVTNDDPTPAPQNVVRPQTHQLHFHPLPPPTQARQQQPPAAQTHLLNPKVPGPVEYPTQPALWPTYPPQSPQPQLNPPAVYSSHRPPQYPSANPAYPTQQVQCPPQSPQMNPMGQYPVHVQTPIMTYPAQQHSPAQCPPPPAAPQPVQFGAAGGYAPVAGPPPPNPQGAAQGYPVQNEYQAQVVPLPLQTEGWKTGLFDCMHDPTNALVTFCFPCVTFGQVAEIVDNGHTSCATSGLLYGLIAAFIGVPCIMSCTYRTKLRSKYGLMETPAPDWVTHFLCECCALCQEYRELQHRGMDPAIGWMGNQQQVAMMPPMNQAMMG; encoded by the exons atggggaGTCTTGAAGCAGCATACAATACAACAGCCCAAGAGGAACATGAGTACGATCCAACGGCCACATCCTACGCAAACGACGCCGTTCAAGATGTTCCTGCCCCAATATCCTTTGAAATTTCCTACGTCACAAACGACGATCCGACACCCGCCCCACAGAATGTCGTCCGCCCTCAAACCCATCAACTACACTTCCACCCGCTGCCTCCGCCAACCCAGGCGCGGCAGCAGCAGCCGCCTGCTGCACAGACCCATTTACTGAACCCAAAGGTGCCGGGTCCGGTAGAATACCCGACCCAACCAGCACTCTGGCCCACATACCCACCTCAAAGCCCTCAACCTCAACTAAATCCACCCGCAGTGTACTCGAGCCATCGCCCACCACAGTACCCATCCGCGAATCCGGCGTATCCGACCCAGCAAGTTCAGTGCCCACCCCAAAGCCCACAAATGAATCCGATGGGGCAATATCCGGTCCACGTGCAAACCCCGATCATGACATATCCGGCCCAGCAGCATTCTCCAGCCCAGTGTCCTCCTCCTCCTGCTGCTCCTCAGCCGGTGCAATTTGGGGCGGCGGGGGGATATGCACCGGTGGCGGGGCCTCCGCCTCCGAATCCGCAGGGTGCAGCACAAGGATATCCAGTTCAGAATGAGTACCAAGCACAAGTAGTACCACTGCCCCTTCAGACCGAGGGCTGGAAAACTGGCTTATTCGACTGCATGCACGATCCAACCAATG CGCTTGTGACGTTTTGCTTCCCGTGCGTGACATTTGGCCAAGTCGCAGAAATTGTCGACAATGGTCACACTT CTTGCGCAACCAGCGGATTGCTGTATGGTTTGATAGCAGCATTTATTGGGGTGCCATGCATAATGTCATGCACGTACCGAACAAAGCTGAGGAGTAAGTATGGACTGATGGAGACGCCAGCGCCGGATTGGGTCACTCACTTTCTGTGCGAGTGTTGCGCTCTGTGTCAAGAATATAGAGAGCTTCAACACAGAGGCATGGACCCTGCCATAGGATGGATGGGAAAT CAACAGCAGGTGGCTATGATGCCACCTATGAACCAAGCGATGATGGGTTAA